Genomic DNA from Acanthopagrus latus isolate v.2019 chromosome 2, fAcaLat1.1, whole genome shotgun sequence:
ACCAATCCAATGTCTATGAGCTTTATATTATATCACAATGATTATGTATTGCATgctatttgttcatttttgattACTCTGAATCCTGTGGGAATTTGGCTTCGACTTCGGCTTCGACTATGGCTTCAGCCTCAGCCTCGGCTGTAACTTTGACTTTGGCTTTGGCTGTGACTTTGGCTGTGATTTTGGCTTTGACTTTGACTCCACCTACAGCAACAGCTGTGCCAACTGCGGCTCCAACTACACCTCCAATGACGATCGCAACTTTGCTATATTTGACTGCGATTGCTGCTCCAGCTGCACCTCCAAGTATCAGGCCTGCTGCAATGAGGAAGATTTCATATAAATGATCGTATACGAATTTAGATAGTTGTCTGTCACTAGCTGACAGACCTGTCCCATCTGCAGCCTCACTCGTTTGAATTGTCTCAGCTGACAGGTTCCTTCCCTCATTTTTAACCCTGTCAGCCATCTTGAACCTGTCATTGGTGAAGTGCTGGCCACCATTATCGTCGACCATCACATCTATCATATTCAGAAGGTTTCTAAcctgctctctgtttttcttgtctccGTTTTCCAACACACAGAATCTATTACCACACATGGAGACCAGTTTTAACACAGGTTTAGCATTTTTGGACCCGGAATGGATAAAATCATCAATGGACCTGCCTTTCAGTTCACTTCCATGAGTGAAAAGGACCATGGAGTACTGAAGAGCACTACAAACGTCGCTGTCAAACACTTTTGGAAGATGCTCCAACATTCGGACGTCTGCTGGTGCGATTCTGCCGAGTCTGACCACAAAGACAAAGGCATGTGGTCCTGGACTGGCCTTTACCAACGACTGCCTGATCGCCGTGAACAGCTGTTCAAGGGTCAGAACCTCATCAGTGAATCCTGGAGTGTCCACCACTGTGACCTGACGACCCTCCACTATGGCTGATTTAGAGGCAGTCTCTGTGGTGACCGGATCAAAGCAGCAGTCTGATTCAAACTGATCTGACCCCAGGATGGTGTTTCCTGATGCACTTTTTCCTACTCCAGGTAGACCGAGCAGCACAATCCTCCTGACTGTCTTGGGATGTGCAtctggaggaaagaaaacacagagagacgtCAGATTATAGTGCTGCAGGTCGCGCAAAACCCCTTTGGAATAAGCAGACTGCAGACTACTCGAAATTGTAGactcacaaaaaacatgaataaaccaTTTCCCACATAAACTggtattaatttaaaaaaaaaaaaaaaaaaaaaaaaccttatttcTCTCTATTGGGAGCAGAGGGAAGTGCTTATATGCAGAGGATGTGCCTACATGTCACGATTATTGTTTAACTGCCAGAGAAGAAATTAGGCTTGTGTGTACACAATATAAATCTACATAGAGGTTTGTTTGGAGCCTGTAGCCTACTTCACTCACTGCACAGTGGGATTGTGTAGAAGTCAATAGCATAAAATTGAACTCTGGCAGACAAGCTGATGAACTGATGCACAGTCAGTCAGGTCATTCACTTACTGACCGTTTATGGGGTGGCCTGCACTTTTGCCAACTCCTGTATTTCCCGGACGGACCATGATGAGATCTGGATCCGTGTCTGGGAAGCAAAACAACCTGGTGGAGACAACAGGAAGAGGTTAGAAAGGTTGGAAAGtctaaaaagtgttttctggataaagtttaaaaatacattttcattaaaggcatatacatacacacacacacacacacacacacacacacacacacacacacacacacacacacacacacagacacaccaaaactgaaaacaacttGACATATGATCCTTATTCATTGAGCATATTGTAGATTTTGTGTTTAGGATAGCCATTCTGTTTGTTAATATGTCTTTGAATCTTGTCACACTGCACATGTATTGTTAACCTTCTGtcatatttgcattatttcaTACTGTATAGACTGATGCAACAGCCGGGCCTgcaccaaacaacaaacaaagataGAAACAGGCCTATCCAATCATATCTAAACTGAAAACTGTGTTTAAGATGACGGACGATAAAACATCATATATGGCACTTCAATAAACAAGACGGAAAAGCAGAGAGACACCGACAAGACTCACCTCTAGTGAAAGCTTTCCCTTCGTTCACATATCATCAAGTTAAACAGATTCAGCTGCACCACTTCCTGAAataactttcaaaataaaatcccctACTTGGTCTTTGTCCAGGTGAAAAGAAGAGACagattattgattcatctgattTATATTTCTGATCTCTTCTGTCGAGCTAATTTTTCTAATTTGCCTCGTCTGTCACTGAGTCTCTCCATGTTTTTGTCCCTCGCCTATACAGAAAAATTACACctgaaaaacacttcagactTACAATTTTAAACATtctttaataataaaacaacagattattCGAACAATTTCTGCCTCCTGGGCTATCAGTtcagcaatttgtttttttttcattccaagTGCCACAGAACTACTAGTCCCCACAGTCATGTATCGAAGGAAACTGCTGTATTTTGAgttcaaaataatgtttttctacCATTTAAAATGCAACCATGTATATAATGTACATGCAGCTTGAATCAAATATctgattaaaatgacattaaaaatgtcgCTGACAAAGGTcgtttattttgaaataaaaataacttcacTTCCTTTGATTTATTCCCTGAAGATCCATCGAGGAATAACTTCCTCTTCCGATCtcatgtgatgttttcagtcgcaaatgaaatgaaatgaaatctatTTACATAGCCCAAAATCAAACTCACAgcgcctcagtgggctttacagtctgtacagtgaacgatGTCTGTCCTGAGATTCcagtgaagaaaacaacaa
This window encodes:
- the LOC119013503 gene encoding GTPase IMAP family member 7-like, whose protein sequence is MVRPGNTGVGKSAGHPINDAHPKTVRRIVLLGLPGVGKSASGNTILGSDQFESDCCFDPVTTETASKSAIVEGRQVTVVDTPGFTDEVLTLEQLFTAIRQSLVKASPGPHAFVFVVRLGRIAPADVRMLEHLPKVFDSDVCSALQYSMVLFTHGSELKGRSIDDFIHSGSKNAKPVLKLVSMCGNRFCVLENGDKKNREQVRNLLNMIDVMVDDNGGQHFTNDRFKMADRVKNEGRNLSAETIQTSEAADGTGLSASDRQLSKFVYDHLYEIFLIAAGLILGGAAGAAIAVKYSKVAIVIGGVVGAAVGTAVAVGGVKVKAKITAKVTAKAKVKVTAEAEAEAIVEAEVEAKFPQDSE